Proteins from one Mus pahari chromosome 18, PAHARI_EIJ_v1.1, whole genome shotgun sequence genomic window:
- the LOC110335859 gene encoding olfactory receptor 2B11-like → MALINKSHPEEFILLGFADRPWLELPLFIVLLVTYPTAMIGNIAIILVSTLDPCLHSPMYFFLTNLSFLDMCYTTSIVPQMLTNLGGSTKTISYMRCVVQLYFFHIMGGTECVLLALMSFDRYVAICKPLHYTLIMNQRNCVLLVSTVWLTGISYAVSEATVTLQLPLCGHNKLDHLVCEIPVLIKTACGEKETNELALSVVCIFLLAVPLFLILASYASIGHAVFKIKSSEGRKKAFGTCSSHLIVVLLFYGPAISMYLQPPSSITKDQPKFMALFYGVVTPTLNPFIYTLRNKDVKGALGNLFRNIFMSK, encoded by the coding sequence ATGGCATTGATCAATAAAAGTCACCCAGAAGAGTTTATTCTACTTGGTTTTGCAGACCGTCCTTGGCTAGAACTTCCTCTCTTTATTGTTCTTCTGGTAACATACCCCACAGCCATGATTGGAAACATTGCCATCATTCTGGTATCCACATTAGacccctgtctccacagccccatgtatttcttcctcaCCAACCTCTCCTTTCTGGACATGTGCTACACCACAAGCATTGTGCCTCAGATGCTAACCAACCTTGGAGGCTCCACAAAAACCATCAGCTACATGAGGTGTGTAGTTCAGCTTTATTTCTTCCACATAATGGGAGGTACAGAGTGTGTCCTCCTGGCTCTTATGTCCTTTGACAGATATGTGGCCATTTGCAAGCCGCTGCACTATACCCTCATAATGAATCAGCGCAACTGTGTCCTGTTAGTCTCCACTGTGTGGCTGACTGGAATTTCTTATGCTGTCTCAGAGGCCACTGTGACACTGCAATTGCCACTATGTGGCCACAATAAACTGGATCACTTGGTGTGTGAGATTCCAGTTCTGATAAAAACTGCTTGTGGTGAAAAAGAGACTAATGAGCTTGCTCTTTCTGtggtttgcatttttcttttagcTGTTCCTCTGTTTTTAATTCTTGCCTCCTATGCTAGTATTGGACATGCTGTCTTTAAAATCAAATCttcagagggaaggaaaaaggccTTTGGCACATGTTCCTCTCATCTCATTGTAGTTCTCTTGTTCTATGGTCCAGCCATTAGTATGTACCTTCAGCCTCCCTCCTCTATTACAAAAGACCAACCTAAATTCATGGCTCTCTTCTATGGAGTAGTCACTCCTACACTGAACCCCTTCATTTATACTCTGAGAAATAAGGATGTAAAAGGGGCATTAGGTAACCTATTCAGGAACATTTTTATGTCAAAGTAA